One Actinomycetota bacterium DNA segment encodes these proteins:
- the rnpA gene encoding ribonuclease P protein component, translated as MLPRTARLRSSSDFKRVYGRGLSVAGRHLVIYVLPEQGSGRLGLSVSRKVGAAVVRNRTRRRLSEAFAARAGRKIAGADVVIIARAPAAKANYQILVSELAALLDEAAELIIKETGS; from the coding sequence ATGCTGCCCAGGACAGCACGCCTTCGTTCTTCATCCGACTTTAAACGGGTCTATGGCCGAGGCTTATCTGTTGCCGGGCGGCATTTGGTCATTTATGTTTTGCCGGAACAGGGCAGCGGCCGCTTGGGCCTGTCGGTCAGCCGCAAGGTAGGCGCGGCCGTGGTCAGAAACAGGACTCGGCGAAGGCTGAGTGAGGCGTTCGCTGCCAGGGCCGGCCGAAAGATAGCCGGCGCCGATGTCGTAATCATCGCGAGGGCGCCGGCGGCAAAAGCAAATTACCAAATATTGGTAAGTGAACTAGCGGCGCTCCTGGACGAGGCCGCCGAACTTATAATCAAGGAGACCGGATCATGA
- a CDS encoding YidC/Oxa1 family membrane protein insertase, which yields MTQILQPIVDVLHLVLDFFYGYVNSWGWSIILLTLTVRIVLIPLTFKQTRAMKDVQRVQPLLKELQEKHKGDREKLAQAQMALYKEHKVSPFGGCLPILLQMPIFFALFTLLRQPLFKGQGFGPIVDLSKAASNFGSDVAQAWPYYVLVILIVGTQFLSQKQTMTDPSQAKMMAFMPVIIGVISFSLPAGVLIYWTVFNAAMILQQWIDNKYLDTRPRPVGQTAGATSDKGISPPKNKPKPKQKKAGRGKKN from the coding sequence ATGACACAAATACTGCAGCCCATTGTCGATGTGCTCCACCTCGTTCTCGACTTCTTCTATGGTTACGTCAATAGCTGGGGCTGGTCGATAATCCTGCTGACGTTAACGGTGCGCATCGTATTAATCCCCTTGACCTTTAAGCAGACGCGGGCCATGAAGGACGTCCAAAGGGTTCAGCCGCTGCTCAAGGAGCTGCAGGAGAAGCATAAGGGCGACCGGGAGAAACTCGCGCAGGCCCAAATGGCCCTGTACAAGGAACACAAAGTGAGCCCGTTCGGGGGATGTCTGCCGATTCTTTTGCAGATGCCCATCTTTTTCGCTCTCTTTACGCTTCTCCGGCAGCCGCTGTTTAAGGGCCAGGGCTTCGGCCCGATAGTTGACCTGAGCAAGGCGGCCAGCAATTTTGGCAGCGATGTAGCCCAGGCCTGGCCCTACTACGTGCTGGTCATCCTGATCGTCGGGACGCAATTCTTGTCTCAGAAACAAACCATGACCGATCCCTCGCAGGCCAAAATGATGGCCTTTATGCCGGTCATCATCGGCGTCATCTCCTTTAGCCTGCCTGCCGGAGTCCTGATTTACTGGACGGTGTTCAACGCCGCCATGATTCTGCAGCAGTGGATAGACAACAAGTATCTGGACACTCGCCCAAGGCCGGTGGGCCAAACGGCGGGCGCGACTTCGGACAAGGGGATCTCGCCGCCGAAGAACAAGCCCAAACCTAAACAGAAGAAGGCTGGCCGTGGCAAGAAAAACTGA
- the rpmH gene encoding 50S ribosomal protein L34 — MKRTYQPKTKPRARTHGFRKRMSTAGGRDVIRGRRRKQRERLSV; from the coding sequence ATGAAAAGAACATATCAACCGAAAACAAAGCCGCGCGCCAGAACGCACGGCTTTCGGAAAAGAATGAGCACAGCCGGCGGCCGTGACGTGATCAGGGGCCGTCGCAGGAAGCAGCGCGAGAGACTTTCAGTATAG
- the yidD gene encoding membrane protein insertion efficiency factor YidD, with the protein MRTVLLALIKTYQLTLGKMLRPSCRFTPSCSNYAAEAIRKYGAWRGGWLAAKRITRCNPWGQSGYDPVKQRRTS; encoded by the coding sequence ATGAGAACGGTTCTCTTGGCGCTAATCAAGACGTATCAGCTGACTTTGGGAAAGATGCTGCGCCCGTCCTGCAGGTTTACGCCGTCTTGCTCAAATTATGCGGCGGAGGCCATTAGGAAGTACGGGGCCTGGCGCGGAGGCTGGCTGGCGGCTAAGAGGATCACCCGCTGCAATCCTTGGGGACAGAGCGGTTACGATCCGGTCAAGCAAAGGCGGACAAGCTAG
- the jag gene encoding RNA-binding cell elongation regulator Jag/EloR, with the protein MARKTDTLQELLNKTLELMDISADVTVSEDEDALRADIEGEDLSVLIGGRGKTLNALQCLLNVAVNHNTEEWHRVVIDAAGYREKRLAGLEKCALKTAEQALDEDREISLEPMNSYERRIVHCALAEREDIKTTSCGEEPYRFIIISPSDKNTA; encoded by the coding sequence GTGGCAAGAAAAACTGATACGCTTCAGGAGCTTTTGAACAAAACGCTAGAGCTGATGGACATATCGGCCGACGTGACTGTGAGCGAGGACGAGGACGCCCTGCGGGCAGACATCGAGGGGGAAGATCTTAGTGTTTTGATAGGGGGGCGAGGAAAGACGCTAAACGCCCTGCAGTGCCTGCTCAACGTAGCCGTTAATCACAACACGGAGGAGTGGCACAGGGTCGTTATAGACGCCGCCGGATATCGTGAGAAACGGCTTGCCGGCCTCGAGAAGTGCGCGCTTAAGACCGCCGAGCAGGCCCTAGATGAAGACAGAGAGATATCCCTGGAGCCGATGAATTCGTACGAGCGGCGGATCGTGCACTGCGCGCTGGCAGAACGCGAGGACATTAAAACAACAAGCTGCGGCGAGGAGCCGTACCGGTTTATCATCATTTCCCCAAGCGACAAAAACACCGCTTAA